One genomic segment of Arachis duranensis cultivar V14167 chromosome 4, aradu.V14167.gnm2.J7QH, whole genome shotgun sequence includes these proteins:
- the LOC107484205 gene encoding pentatricopeptide repeat-containing protein At2g01860, translating to MAYAVSFPGVHFVPLGRILCRHDRFILAAHSNRRRSTKNVQLPRRAKQPPEFGVNLFLKKPSTTPETTEEDTDFREGGSIVANEEEEEEKENTIVLWESDEIEAISSLFQGRIPQKPGKLERKRPLPLPVPYKLRPLGLPTPKRLVKLAAPAVASSRASMAKKVYKSPSFLVGLAREINKLKPDKDVSIVLGKWVQFLRKGSLSMTIRELGHMGLPERALQTFNWAQKQHHLYPDDWILASTVEVLARNHELKIPFNIEKFTALASRGVLEAMIKGFIKGGNLKLALEVLLVARRDKRMLDPSIYAKLILELGKNPDRHKYVESLLDELGERDELNLSQQDCTAIMKVCNKIGKFELVESLFSWFIQSSSEPNVVMFSCLIHSRYTQKKYREALAVVWEMEASNCLFDLPSYRVVIKLFVALNDLPRAVRYFSKLKEAGFSPTYGIYKDLLGIYMASGRMAKCKDICKEAEEAGFKLDKYLASPDLLNQKQ from the coding sequence ATGGCCTACGCGGTGTCATTTCCTGGTGTTCATTTTGTTCCATTGGGAAGAATTCTGTGCAGACATGACAGATTCATTTTAGCTGCACATTCAAATAGGAGAAGATCAACAAAGAATGTCCAGCTTCCACGACGTGCCAAGCAACCTCCAGAGTTTGGCGTTAATCTGTTCTTGAAGAAGCCTAGCACCACCCCTGAAACAACTGAGGAAGATACTGATTTCCGTGAAGGAGGATCTATTGTTGCCaacgaagaggaagaagaggaaaaagaaaatactattgTTCTTTGGGAATCTGATGAGATTGAAGCCATCTCTTCCTTGTTTCAAGGGAGAATCCCACAGAAGCCTGGAAAATTAGAACGGAAAAGACCTCTTCCACTTCCAGTTCCCTACAAGCTTCGACCTTTGGGACTACCTACACCAAAACGGCTAGTGAAATTAGCAGCACCAGCAGTAGCTTCATCCCGTGCTTCTATGGCTAAGAAAGTGTATAAGAGCCCAAGTTTCCTAGTTGGGTTAGCAAGAGAGATCAATAAGCTTAAACCAGACAAAGATGTATCTATAGTTCTTGGAAAATGGGTGCAGTTCCTAAGGAAGGGATCCTTATCAATGACAATACGGGAATTAGGTCATATGGGGCTCCCTGAGAGAGCTTTGCAGACATTCAATTGGGCACAAAAGCAACATCATCTCTACCCAGATGATTGGATTCTGGCCTCAACGGTTGAAGTTTTGGCCAGGAACCATGAGTTGAAGATTCCATTCAACATCGAAAAGTTCACTGCTTTGGCAAGTCGTGGTGTTTTGGAGGCAATGATAAAGGGTTTCATTAAAGGCGGAAACCTTAAGCTTGCATTGGAGGTTCTTTTAGTTGCAAGAAGGGACAAAAGAATGTTGGATCCAAGCATTTATGCGAAACTGATATTAGAACTTGGAAAGAACCCTGATAGACACAAGTATGTAGAGTCATTATTAGATGAACTTGGAGAAAGAGACGAATTGAATCTAAGCCAGCAAGATTGTACAGCTATAATGAAAGTGTGCAATAAGATAGGGAAATTTGAATTAGTCGAGAGCCTGTTTAGCTGGTTCATACAGTCCAGTTCCGAACCAAATGTTGTCATGTTCAGTTGTTTGATTCACAGCCGCTACACGCAGAAGAAATACAGGGAGGCATTGGCTGTAGTTTGGGAAATGGAGGCTTCAAACTGCCTCTTTGATCTTCCGTCTTATCGTGTGGTGATAAAGCTGTTTGTTGCTTTGAATGATCTACCTAGAGCTGTGAGATATTTTTCAAAGCTTAAAGAAGCAGGATTTTCTCCCACTTATGGCATATACAAGGACTTGCTTGGAATCTACATGGCCTCCGGAAGAATGGCAAAGTGCAAGGATATCTGCAAGGAGGCAGAGGAAGCAGGATTCAAGCTGGATAAATATTTGGCCTCACCCGATTTGTTGAATCAAAAGCAATAG
- the LOC107484204 gene encoding protein WVD2-like 7 isoform X2, producing the protein MIDDMAGEVEESFSINFQANSIHSGSISFGRFETEPLSWERRSSFSHNRYLEEVEKCSKPGLVTQKKAYFEAHCKEKGLFGFIPSGGHDKSDRANCENKGSEGMSNHEGFDSNDDVHYVQYDEMSREDFDSNENTYSVQIEKNFQEPNEDDFYIQFDQRFQEDFGADVASNYVEIEERSQEEFVHKHNGSDYHGDYEMITCEREYVIRECPIVSVSSLQTESPMNSSNYLEDFTHKDITLDEACRFENETRNILLVSYEGVTEAKKDDETANDDEFSRSTSMTVNEPAHGVDRAILHDPVNPSPKETKTKPSLNFEVKNIQVRKSSSSRSSKDPAKYHGRESPRRTTMGKNSSKPATPTTRSLSRTTKEVSKVLESLIHERKRSNRTFNTTKSDGKPKAAAFNFKCSERAERRKEFYLKLEEKLHAKEAEMNQIQAISQEKKEADIKKLRKSLTFKATPMPSFYRTNSPSQSQGNKAVSSNTRSSKAQNQPKCSGSEAAVSLPSKSKTRSDQSSCEYVTSNERYSILVEECSQTNVSKASRTISPAPSTSQSCGPNPATNNRLSGEKEQAKVTLQKQSIGE; encoded by the exons ATGATTGATGATATGGCTGGGGAGGTTGAAGAATCATTTAGCATTAACTTTCAG GCCAATTCTATACATTCGGGGTCGATCTCATTCGGCAGATTTGAAACAGAACctttatcttgggaaagaaggTCTTCTTTCTCTCACAATAGGTACTTAGAAGAGGTTGAGAAATGTTCAAAACCAGGTTTAGTCACTCAGAAAAAAGCATATTTCGAAGCTCATTGCAAGGAGAAGGGCCTTTTTGGATTTATTCCGTCCGGTGGTCATGATAAATCGGATAGAGCAAACTGCGAAAACAAAGGCTCAGAGGGAATGAGCAACCATGAAGGTTTTGATTCAAATGATGATGTCCATTATGTTCAATATGATGAAATGTCACGAGAGGATTTCGATTCGAATGAAAATACATATTCTGTTCAGATAGAAAAGAATTTCCAAGAGCCAAATGAAGATGACTTCTATATTCAATTTGATCAAAGATTCCAAGAAGATTTCGGAGCAGATGTAGCAAGCAACTATGTTGAAATAGAAGAAAGATCCCAAGAGGAGTTTGTGCATAAACACAATGGTTCAGATTACCATGGAGATTATGAAATGATTACATGTGAAAGAGAATATGTCATCAGAGAATGTCCAATTGTTTCAGTTTCAAGTTTGCAGACAGAATCTCCTATGAACAGTTCAAATTATTTGGAAGATTTCACTCATAAAGATATTACTTTGGATGAAGCTTGTCGATTTGAAAATGAAACAAGAAATATACTCTTAGTCAGTTATGAGGGGGTTACTGAAGCGAAGAAAGACGATGAAACTGCAAATGATGATGAATTTTCAAGAAGCACCAGTATGACTGTGAATGAACCAGCTCATGGTGTTGATAGAGCAATTTTGCATGATCCTGTGAATCCTTCTCCGAAG GAAACAAAGACCAAGCCTAGTCTGAATTTTGAAGTGAAAAATATTCAAGTGCGCAAAAGCAGTTCTTCAAGATCATCAAAGGACCCTGCAAAATATCATGGTAGAGAGAGTCCAAGGAGAACAACTATGGGAAAGAATTCCTCTAAACCTGCAACTCCAACTACTCGATCATTGAGCAGAACCACCAAAGAG GTTTCTAAAGTTCTGGAAAGCCTAATTCATGAAAGAAAAAG GTCAAATCGAACTTTCAATACAACAAAGTCTGATGGTAAGCCTAAGGCTGCAGCTTTCAACTTTAAATGTAGTGAACGAGCGGAACGGAGAAAAGAG TTCTACTTGAAGTTGGAAGAAAAATTGCATGCCAAGGAAGCTGAGATGAATCAAATACAAGCAATATCACAG GAGAAGAAAGAAGCTGACATTAAGAAACTCCGGAAGAGCCTTACCTTTAAAGCAACACCAATGCCTTCATTTTATCGCACGAATTCGCCTTCACAATCACAGGGTAATAAG GCTGTGTCAAGTAACACCAGAAGTAGCAAAGCACAGAATCAACCAAAATGTTCAGGGAGTGAAGCAGCTGTATCATTACCTTCAAAATCGAAGACCAGAAGTGATCAATCTTCTTGTGAATATGTAACATCAAACGAACGATATAGTATTTTGGTCGAAGAGTGCAGTCAGACAAATGTGTCTAAAGCCAGTCGAACAATTTCTCCTGCTCCATCAACCAGCCAGAGCTGCGGCCCCAATCCTGCAACAAATAATCGCCTTTCTGGAGAGAAAGAACAAGCGAAGGTTACACTGCAAAAACAGAGTATCGGAGAGTAG
- the LOC107484204 gene encoding protein WVD2-like 7 isoform X3 — protein MIDDMAGEVEESFSINFQANSIHSGSISFGRFETEPLSWERRSSFSHNRYLEEVEKCSKPGLVTQKKAYFEAHCKEKGLFGFIPSGGHDKSDRANCENKGSEGMSNHEGFDSNDDVHYVQYDEMSREDFDSNENTYSVQIEKNFQEPNEDDFYIQFDQRFQEDFGADVASNYVEIEERSQEEFVHKHNGSDYHGDYEMITCEREYVIRECPIVSVSSLQTESPMNSSNYLEDFTHKDITLDEACRFENETRNILLVSYEGVTEAKKDDETANDDEFSRSTSMTVNEPAHGVDRAILHDPVNPSPKETKTKPSLNFEVKNIQVRKSSSSRSSKDPAKYHGRESPRRTTMGKNSSKPATPTTRSLSRTTKEVSKVLESLIHERKSDKVSRVKKDAESQATVLKTNSKGIQEAERSNRTFNTTKSDGKPKAAAFNFKCSERAERRKEFYLKLEEKLHAKEAEMNQIQAISQEKKEADIKKLRKSLTFKATPMPSFYRTNSPSQSQGCVK, from the exons ATGATTGATGATATGGCTGGGGAGGTTGAAGAATCATTTAGCATTAACTTTCAG GCCAATTCTATACATTCGGGGTCGATCTCATTCGGCAGATTTGAAACAGAACctttatcttgggaaagaaggTCTTCTTTCTCTCACAATAGGTACTTAGAAGAGGTTGAGAAATGTTCAAAACCAGGTTTAGTCACTCAGAAAAAAGCATATTTCGAAGCTCATTGCAAGGAGAAGGGCCTTTTTGGATTTATTCCGTCCGGTGGTCATGATAAATCGGATAGAGCAAACTGCGAAAACAAAGGCTCAGAGGGAATGAGCAACCATGAAGGTTTTGATTCAAATGATGATGTCCATTATGTTCAATATGATGAAATGTCACGAGAGGATTTCGATTCGAATGAAAATACATATTCTGTTCAGATAGAAAAGAATTTCCAAGAGCCAAATGAAGATGACTTCTATATTCAATTTGATCAAAGATTCCAAGAAGATTTCGGAGCAGATGTAGCAAGCAACTATGTTGAAATAGAAGAAAGATCCCAAGAGGAGTTTGTGCATAAACACAATGGTTCAGATTACCATGGAGATTATGAAATGATTACATGTGAAAGAGAATATGTCATCAGAGAATGTCCAATTGTTTCAGTTTCAAGTTTGCAGACAGAATCTCCTATGAACAGTTCAAATTATTTGGAAGATTTCACTCATAAAGATATTACTTTGGATGAAGCTTGTCGATTTGAAAATGAAACAAGAAATATACTCTTAGTCAGTTATGAGGGGGTTACTGAAGCGAAGAAAGACGATGAAACTGCAAATGATGATGAATTTTCAAGAAGCACCAGTATGACTGTGAATGAACCAGCTCATGGTGTTGATAGAGCAATTTTGCATGATCCTGTGAATCCTTCTCCGAAG GAAACAAAGACCAAGCCTAGTCTGAATTTTGAAGTGAAAAATATTCAAGTGCGCAAAAGCAGTTCTTCAAGATCATCAAAGGACCCTGCAAAATATCATGGTAGAGAGAGTCCAAGGAGAACAACTATGGGAAAGAATTCCTCTAAACCTGCAACTCCAACTACTCGATCATTGAGCAGAACCACCAAAGAG GTTTCTAAAGTTCTGGAAAGCCTAATTCATGAAAGAAAAAG TGATAAAGTATCAAGGGTTAAAAAGGATGCAGAATCCCAAGCTACTGTGCTAAAAACCAATTCCAAAGGAATTCAAGAAGCAGAGAG GTCAAATCGAACTTTCAATACAACAAAGTCTGATGGTAAGCCTAAGGCTGCAGCTTTCAACTTTAAATGTAGTGAACGAGCGGAACGGAGAAAAGAG TTCTACTTGAAGTTGGAAGAAAAATTGCATGCCAAGGAAGCTGAGATGAATCAAATACAAGCAATATCACAG GAGAAGAAAGAAGCTGACATTAAGAAACTCCGGAAGAGCCTTACCTTTAAAGCAACACCAATGCCTTCATTTTATCGCACGAATTCGCCTTCACAATCACAGG GCTGTGTCAAGTAA
- the LOC107484204 gene encoding protein WVD2-like 7 isoform X1: MIDDMAGEVEESFSINFQANSIHSGSISFGRFETEPLSWERRSSFSHNRYLEEVEKCSKPGLVTQKKAYFEAHCKEKGLFGFIPSGGHDKSDRANCENKGSEGMSNHEGFDSNDDVHYVQYDEMSREDFDSNENTYSVQIEKNFQEPNEDDFYIQFDQRFQEDFGADVASNYVEIEERSQEEFVHKHNGSDYHGDYEMITCEREYVIRECPIVSVSSLQTESPMNSSNYLEDFTHKDITLDEACRFENETRNILLVSYEGVTEAKKDDETANDDEFSRSTSMTVNEPAHGVDRAILHDPVNPSPKETKTKPSLNFEVKNIQVRKSSSSRSSKDPAKYHGRESPRRTTMGKNSSKPATPTTRSLSRTTKEVSKVLESLIHERKSDKVSRVKKDAESQATVLKTNSKGIQEAERSNRTFNTTKSDGKPKAAAFNFKCSERAERRKEFYLKLEEKLHAKEAEMNQIQAISQEKKEADIKKLRKSLTFKATPMPSFYRTNSPSQSQGNKAVSSNTRSSKAQNQPKCSGSEAAVSLPSKSKTRSDQSSCEYVTSNERYSILVEECSQTNVSKASRTISPAPSTSQSCGPNPATNNRLSGEKEQAKVTLQKQSIGE; the protein is encoded by the exons ATGATTGATGATATGGCTGGGGAGGTTGAAGAATCATTTAGCATTAACTTTCAG GCCAATTCTATACATTCGGGGTCGATCTCATTCGGCAGATTTGAAACAGAACctttatcttgggaaagaaggTCTTCTTTCTCTCACAATAGGTACTTAGAAGAGGTTGAGAAATGTTCAAAACCAGGTTTAGTCACTCAGAAAAAAGCATATTTCGAAGCTCATTGCAAGGAGAAGGGCCTTTTTGGATTTATTCCGTCCGGTGGTCATGATAAATCGGATAGAGCAAACTGCGAAAACAAAGGCTCAGAGGGAATGAGCAACCATGAAGGTTTTGATTCAAATGATGATGTCCATTATGTTCAATATGATGAAATGTCACGAGAGGATTTCGATTCGAATGAAAATACATATTCTGTTCAGATAGAAAAGAATTTCCAAGAGCCAAATGAAGATGACTTCTATATTCAATTTGATCAAAGATTCCAAGAAGATTTCGGAGCAGATGTAGCAAGCAACTATGTTGAAATAGAAGAAAGATCCCAAGAGGAGTTTGTGCATAAACACAATGGTTCAGATTACCATGGAGATTATGAAATGATTACATGTGAAAGAGAATATGTCATCAGAGAATGTCCAATTGTTTCAGTTTCAAGTTTGCAGACAGAATCTCCTATGAACAGTTCAAATTATTTGGAAGATTTCACTCATAAAGATATTACTTTGGATGAAGCTTGTCGATTTGAAAATGAAACAAGAAATATACTCTTAGTCAGTTATGAGGGGGTTACTGAAGCGAAGAAAGACGATGAAACTGCAAATGATGATGAATTTTCAAGAAGCACCAGTATGACTGTGAATGAACCAGCTCATGGTGTTGATAGAGCAATTTTGCATGATCCTGTGAATCCTTCTCCGAAG GAAACAAAGACCAAGCCTAGTCTGAATTTTGAAGTGAAAAATATTCAAGTGCGCAAAAGCAGTTCTTCAAGATCATCAAAGGACCCTGCAAAATATCATGGTAGAGAGAGTCCAAGGAGAACAACTATGGGAAAGAATTCCTCTAAACCTGCAACTCCAACTACTCGATCATTGAGCAGAACCACCAAAGAG GTTTCTAAAGTTCTGGAAAGCCTAATTCATGAAAGAAAAAG TGATAAAGTATCAAGGGTTAAAAAGGATGCAGAATCCCAAGCTACTGTGCTAAAAACCAATTCCAAAGGAATTCAAGAAGCAGAGAG GTCAAATCGAACTTTCAATACAACAAAGTCTGATGGTAAGCCTAAGGCTGCAGCTTTCAACTTTAAATGTAGTGAACGAGCGGAACGGAGAAAAGAG TTCTACTTGAAGTTGGAAGAAAAATTGCATGCCAAGGAAGCTGAGATGAATCAAATACAAGCAATATCACAG GAGAAGAAAGAAGCTGACATTAAGAAACTCCGGAAGAGCCTTACCTTTAAAGCAACACCAATGCCTTCATTTTATCGCACGAATTCGCCTTCACAATCACAGGGTAATAAG GCTGTGTCAAGTAACACCAGAAGTAGCAAAGCACAGAATCAACCAAAATGTTCAGGGAGTGAAGCAGCTGTATCATTACCTTCAAAATCGAAGACCAGAAGTGATCAATCTTCTTGTGAATATGTAACATCAAACGAACGATATAGTATTTTGGTCGAAGAGTGCAGTCAGACAAATGTGTCTAAAGCCAGTCGAACAATTTCTCCTGCTCCATCAACCAGCCAGAGCTGCGGCCCCAATCCTGCAACAAATAATCGCCTTTCTGGAGAGAAAGAACAAGCGAAGGTTACACTGCAAAAACAGAGTATCGGAGAGTAG